ACGATACTTGTAATTCAGTTTATTGGAACAGTCATAATTTGGGTAGTAGGTGCACAAGAAGTATTTAAAGGGAATATGACCATAGGTACCATTATGGCATTGATGAATTACCAGACAATTATTATGAATCCTATTATTGGAATTGCACAATTTGCTAACGAGTACCATACAGCCGTAGTTTCCTTAAAGGATATCAATGGTCTGCTTCAGTATCCGGATCAGAAACAAGGAGACAGAAAGAAAATAACAACAGTTAACAACATTTCCTTAGAAGCGATGAGTTTTTCTTATCCAGAGTCAAATAAGAAGGTATTTGACCGCCTCAATTTGAATTTTGAAAAAGGCACTCTTTACGGTGTTCATGGGAAAAGTGGACAGGGTAAAAGCACTTTGTTCAAAATTATAACAGGTGTGTATCAGCCGACAGAGGGAAAAGTAGTTGTAAATAACACAGATTTACAGGAATTAGATATTAACAGCTATTGGGAAAATACAGGATATGTTATGCAGCGTACACAGTTCTTCAATGATACAGTAAGACGGAACATGGGATTACTACATACTGTTTCGGAGGAAGAAATGGATATGGTGGCAAAGTGCTTGGATTTGTATGATGAAATGCATACTTTAGAAATGGTATGGGATACCGAGATAAAGATAGATCCATGCAATTTCTCAGAGGGACAAATGCGACGTTTGGATATTATGAGGAATATTTTGAAAAATTCACAAATTCTGATTTTTGACGAAGCGACAGCAAATATTGATGAAAAGCGAAGAGGGCGTTTTTATCAATTATTGCATGAATTATCAAGGGAGAAAATTATTATTTTTTCTACGCATAATCTGGAAGAATTGCGAGAAGCGGATATTATCGTGGATTTGGAAAAGATGCATATAAGGCAGGTGAGTGAAAAGTGAGGATAGGTGTGTTGGATTCCAATGGATCTTTTGATAATCCTTTTTTTCTGGATAAGAAAATTGTAAAAATAGACTGCAAGTGGAATGGTCAGGAATACAGTAAAGATACCTTTGGATTTACCCATGCGGAATATGTCTGTTCTTTTATTTTAAAGGAAAACCCGGAAGCGGAAATTGTTCTGGTACCCATTGTGAGGAAGAACAAAAAGAGTACGGTTCTGGATATGATAGAAGGTATTGAATTACTGATAGAGGAACAGGTAGATATAATTAATATGAGTATGGGAGATGAGTACAAGTATCACAAAGAAATCGAGGAAGTGTGTAGGGCAGCTATAGAAAAGGGGATTTTGATTGTGGCTGCATATTCCAATCAGAAAGCAGAAGCAACCTATCCAGCTTCATTCCCCTTTGTAATGGGAGTAAGATGCCTGGATATGGAAAAACCGGTACAAGTGCTTCAATATGATGAAAAGAAAAATGATGTAATTTTTTCTTGTGGGCTTTTCTTTTTATATCACTTAGGAATACCGGTTCTACATCCAGGAAATAGCCTTGCCTGTGCTGTGGTAACAGGCTATTTGAGTAACTATGAGAAACAGTATCAACAGGCAATTTTACAGTTTACTCTCAACACTTTGAATCACTATTATCCATATCAAACATTGAAGCAGAAACAATGTTATTTTCTAACGAACCGTATAGAAGAACCTTTAGAGCAGCGTTTCATACGGGAAGTTACGAGAACAGAGAGATGTGATACTTTTGAAAGTGGAATGGAAAAATTGAGAAATAAAAAAACAGCAGAGCAGTATCCGGTGCTATTTATTGATCACAACAATTATCAGGAAATATGTGAGTATAAAGAGAGAATCAGGATATATGCCATGGAACATCCGAAGACAGAAATTGTTTTGCGATATCCCTTATTTAATATGGTGGAAAGATTGGATTTCCAGAAGAAAACAAATAGAAATTTGAACCAATT
The DNA window shown above is from Blautia hansenii DSM 20583 and carries:
- a CDS encoding ABC transporter ATP-binding protein, with amino-acid sequence MKSKKKRPYLGFLKEYAFKKKLLPYYILTIAIIVLTAGVSLVRPELQGKVIDDLGNPHGTSLSAFMLLLAVFLGMLLLNYLMNYVQRYVVAVISEEIAADMRQKVEDKLSTVSVNFFEKIKLSDILLKVDKDVSAVKQCGITSIITLISNIVILVVVPPYMFSIHKGIAVSNIILLVSVPFISRILGKLIQETSSQVLEGYNSITSVLTNTYDNWFITRLFQCGQYVHDRYFEKNQKYKKETNRQNLLYILNTSTILVIQFIGTVIIWVVGAQEVFKGNMTIGTIMALMNYQTIIMNPIIGIAQFANEYHTAVVSLKDINGLLQYPDQKQGDRKKITTVNNISLEAMSFSYPESNKKVFDRLNLNFEKGTLYGVHGKSGQGKSTLFKIITGVYQPTEGKVVVNNTDLQELDINSYWENTGYVMQRTQFFNDTVRRNMGLLHTVSEEEMDMVAKCLDLYDEMHTLEMVWDTEIKIDPCNFSEGQMRRLDIMRNILKNSQILIFDEATANIDEKRRGRFYQLLHELSREKIIIFSTHNLEELREADIIVDLEKMHIRQVSEK
- a CDS encoding S8 family serine peptidase — encoded protein: MLDSNGSFDNPFFLDKKIVKIDCKWNGQEYSKDTFGFTHAEYVCSFILKENPEAEIVLVPIVRKNKKSTVLDMIEGIELLIEEQVDIINMSMGDEYKYHKEIEEVCRAAIEKGILIVAAYSNQKAEATYPASFPFVMGVRCLDMEKPVQVLQYDEKKNDVIFSCGLFFLYHLGIPVLHPGNSLACAVVTGYLSNYEKQYQQAILQFTLNTLNHYYPYQTLKQKQCYFLTNRIEEPLEQRFIREVTRTERCDTFESGMEKLRNKKTAEQYPVLFIDHNNYQEICEYKERIRIYAMEHPKTEIVLRYPLFNMVERLDFQKKTNRNLNQFTV